From the genome of Cervus elaphus chromosome 7, mCerEla1.1, whole genome shotgun sequence:
CACCCCCTCCAACCCCAACCATagaaacaaggaaactgaagccagaGAAGGCTTCTGAGTGGCCTGAAGTTACACTTTCAGTTGATCTGGCTGGCATTAGAATCCAGGGTCTCTTTTCCCACTACACCATTAGGGGTTTGCTGAGCCCTTGGAATTCAGCACAGACGCCATTTCCCTCTCCTTAGCCCTCTGACATGCAAGAAGCAAACACAGAGGGAAACGGTGGGGAGAATGGCAGCCTCGTCATTGCCTCCAACAGCCTCCCCCTCACACCAGCACCACCACGCTCCTTCCACCCCTGGGAAGGTCCACTGGACCGAAATGACTCAAACCCACCCTGCCCTCTACCTTCCCCCATCCCTCACTCCCCACATCCTCTCAGCACATGGACTGGGAATCAAAGGACTTGGTGTCCAATCCAAGGGCCCAGAGACCTGGAAACTATACCTGGTGACATGTGTCACATTTGTGGGAGTGACTATGAAACCAGAAGAGGAGAGGCTATTAGTTGATGTGAGGATGAGTTGGGTCACAGTCCTGGGCCTGGGACGGAGCTTGGTGGTGATGGGAGGAAGGGTGGGATTCTGAACAGACGTCTGGCAAGGATAGTCATCTGAGGCAGGGGGTCCCAAAGAACCTGCAAGAAAGCACATTGGATGATTGGACAGATGATGGATGGACGGAAGGGTGCGTGGTAGCGTGAATGAAACTGAGGAGGGAAATGAACATGCCCACTCATGAACCAAggtttccttttgcttttaattttaataaagaaatagtGTGCCAGTGCTTGGGTCAGAgatagggaaaaggaaagaaggaaggaaagaaggagggagggagataagGAAGAAGGAAGGTATTTCCAGGCTATTCCTTTTATTGGAAATGCACTTGCCTGCTATTCTTCACCAATCCATATGTGCCCTTCTTCAAGAATAATTCCCTGATTATCTTGTACCATTCTCTCTGCCTTGCACTCACCCGTACCTGTGGCATATTGCTTTGCAACTTATCTTTCATTAATATATTGCAGATATGTCTTGTCTTCCTTAGATATGGGCTCCACAGGGGCTGGGAACTTGAATCTGCCCCCGTTCTAATCTGCTTTCCTTAACTCATCCAGTCAACATCTGTGGAGgccctactatatgccaggcacttcaTCAGTTGCTAGAGCTATAGAGTCAAATAAGGCACAGATTATTTCCTCAAGGTTCTCAAAGATGAATAGGGGAGAACAGCTAAGGAAACTGGCCACTGCTTCACCCAGTGAGATGAGCTGTCTATGAAGAGGGCGCAGAGTGAGCCCTGGTGCTTCACTACTCAAAACGGAAGCCATGGACCAGCAGCGTCAGCACTGTCTGTGAAGAGGCTGGAAATGCAGAATCTAGGTCCCATCCTAGACATACTGTGGCTAAAATAATACCCCCAGGTGGTTTGTGCCCACTTAAGGTCTGAGGAGTTCTGCTTTGGAAGCACACAAGAGGGCCCTCAGATGCATCCTTAGGAAGGTAGGGTGACTCACAGAGGCTTCCCAAGGAAATGACTTCTCCATGAAGACCTGAAGCATGAGACTAAATTGTCCCAAGTCCATCACTCACCTTTCACCATATCCCACTTCCTACACTAGCACAGCATGTTAGGTTCTGCTCCCAAAGAGGAATCCATACAAAGAATGAGATGTAATCCCTTCTTACTGTTGGACCAGTTGTCTCTCAAGGACCTCAAATGAGAAACAAGGAGCTTCTAGAACAAGGAGCGAGGTCATAGGCTTCTAGAAATCCTGAGCCACAGCCCTAGTGGTCCACCACCACTGTCCCACCCGACCCGATTTGGCTGTCCCACCCTCTACCACCCACCTACACATCACTCACTCTTGGTCACCACCAGGCGGACAGGGTGGAACAGGATGATGGGGTCGCCGGGTCTCAAGATCACACATTGGTACAGTCCTGAGTCCTCCACTTGAAGGTTGATCATTCGGACTTGCAGCATGCCTTCCCTGGGGATGTCTTCTAGGAAGTACTTCCCCACCTGGACTTGACTGGACCCCTCTGTGATTGCCAGTGTCTGGACCTCCCCGTTATCTTTCAGCCTCTGCCAAGCCTTCTGGTTTTGGGAATACATGTTGGTATTGGTAGGACAGCTCACGGTCAAGGTCTGCCCCTCTGCTAGAGTACATTTCTCCTCATATACTTCAGCGACAGCTTGGATTTCTGTAAGCAGAGAATTTGAGTTAAGTTCTGTGAGGAATAGCTTCcttctctttgggaaaaaaaagaaaaagagagagaggagccaCATTTCTTTCTTGTTCAATCACCGAATTTTTAGACAAGATCCTCAAGGTCTCCAGAGAAGATGCAGCTTTCCCTGCAAGTTAGCATTAGACCCCATATCTTATCACtgcaagtagttttttttttttttttttggggaggGGGTCGTTTGGTTGGTTTGTTTGATTGATTTTGACCACAAAAGTTAGACTGTGTATGATTTGTGCAAATCAACTTTCATAAATGACTGTTTTTGAGAGGAAGAAATTGTCTGAATAGAGACAGAGCGTGGGACACATGCTAGGACCATGAGTCACAGGGGCATGACGGGAGGGAACAATTATAGAGAAGGATGTACAGGGTGAAAAGTGAGactgctgaatcctaaccactagaccaccagggacagGGTCCAAAGTGGATGTGAGGAGATGTTACTATCAGAAAGTGACTCCACTGAACAGCTAGAGGAACTTCATCTAAGTCAGAGGAGAGAGACCAGTTCAAGagactattggaaaaatggcGAGAAAGCTATCTCAAGGACGTGGTGGACATTGATGTCTGGCTGTGTGGTCCTCATCTCTCCTTTCCTTGGGGAGTAGAGCACCTCTTTCTCAGGGTCCTCATCCTTTGTATCCTATGTACCTTTACTGATGGGGCTGCCCATATTCTCCAGGatggacacagagacacagactaAGCCAAAGAATCTCACCACCCTGGCCATGCTGATTGGCCTAGAAGTGGGCGCATGATTAAGGTTGGCCAGTCAGAATCCTCTCTGAGACTGCTGCTCTTTCTTACTGTGTTGATTGGTCTATAGGATGTTGCTTGCTTCCAAAAGAGTTCTAAATATTACAGAATGTCAAGGAGTCACAGCAGTGGTCCTCCACTGGGGACAATTTTCCCTCTGGGGACATTGGGCAATGCCTGCAGATATTTTTGGTTGTTATAATTGGGAGctatgctatgctgtgcttagtcactcagtcatgtccaactcgttgagaccccatggactgtagcccaccatgttcctctgtccatgggattctccaggcaagaatactagagtgggttgccattcccttctccaggggatcttcccaacccagggatcgaactcaagtctcccacattgcaggtgattctttaccgactgagctactagggaaccCCCATCATTGGGAGCAGGGAGGTGCCAAAAGCATCTAATGCGTACAGGCCAGAGATGTTGTTAAACATCCTCCAGTGTACAGCCAGCCCCCGTAAGAAAAAATTAATCTACCCATAGTGTCAATAGTGCCAAGGCTGAGAACCCTTGGATTACAGGGACAAAAATTTCAATCACACTCCTGAATGTTGAGCCTAGAATTGGCATGAATTTCTGGTCTGGTCCAAGGGATCCTTGCTGATGGGAGGGCCAAGTAGAGTTGAAGAAGATCCAGGTCTGTGTTTTCAACTGGACACAGCAGGGCTCCCTTTACTAAGGGACTACAGTTTATCCATCCAGGCCTGAGATACCTTCCTTCATGGGAAACCAAATAATGGGCTGGATAGTGGTGGGTCAATCCACCTACCATTACCAAGGTCAGGCTATCACTACCTACAATTATCGCTGCTTTTATTCATCTAAATGTTAGTgtccccctaaaattcatattttgaaatcttAAACTTCAAGGTGGAGATAGTTAGGTCATAAGGGCTTTGCCCTCAGGAATAGGATTAGTGCCTTCATTAATGAGGCTCCAGGGGGCTCCCTTGCCCTTTCCCCCTCACGAGGACACAGTGGGAAATTGGTAGTCAGTCTGCAACTCAGAAGAAGACCTTCCCCAGAACCCAACCATACTGGTACCATGACCTtgaatttccagcctccagaactgggagaagtagatttctgttgtttataagccacccagtctgtggtatatTGTTATAACTGCCCGGATGGATTAAGACGGTAGGAGTTACAGGAGACAGATTGCTCACACACCTGCCAGGCTCTTGTgaaaggagacaggaagaaacCAATGCAGAAGTGAAGTCTGTACATCACTTTCTGCACCATTTCAAGAAAGGAATTCTTTATATTattaatgtaaaaaaagaataacaaatacCTTTCACCGCTAAGTGTTTAAGACActctctcatttaatctttataacttATCAGTTGATACTGCTATTATTCCCAGTTTCAAGACAAGAAAATTGGGGCACAGAAAGTTTATTTAATAACCCAGAAGTTGTTAtgtgatttgggcttcccaggtggcctagtggtaaagaatctgcctgctgatgcaagagtcgcaggtttgatccctaggttgggaagatccagtggagtgggaatggcagcccactccagcattcttacct
Proteins encoded in this window:
- the TREM1 gene encoding triggering receptor expressed on myeloid cells 1 — translated: MRKARLWRLLWMLFIPEIQAVAEVYEEKCTLAEGQTLTVSCPTNTNMYSQNQKAWQRLKDNGEVQTLAITEGSSQVQVGKYFLEDIPREGMLQVRMINLQVEDSGLYQCVILRPGDPIILFHPVRLVVTKSSLGPPASDDYPCQTSVQNPTLPPITTKLRPRPRTVTQLILTSTNSLSSSGFIVTPTNVTHVTRAPGISIVIPAACGILSKTLVFIGLFAITQRSFAS